A single region of the Gossypium arboreum isolate Shixiya-1 chromosome 12, ASM2569848v2, whole genome shotgun sequence genome encodes:
- the LOC108477053 gene encoding uncharacterized protein LOC108477053, which produces MGFQLQGSGESEMLGLKVTSSRHKRSKSLSDKQRVEEDGLDDSLEESNRIKLDMRHLKNSVKTQKKQSSTPHTEVQSTLKQEILQLEKRLQDQFDIRRAVETALGYQISSHEHTNETPVSVSKPPTELIKEIAVLELEVVYLEQYLLSLYRKAFDQQVSSISPSKRDERLKTPIHTPSIRDERLKTPVNTPSKKDERLKTPVHTPSGRFLEVPRLDDDASKVDNSAVQSGYNENSWKEPIDIVGEKLLDSSVNRCYSTLSQRSKFPSWTSPLDETLADKAVRACHSQPLSMMEYAQNASNIISLAEHLGTCISDHVPDTPNKLSEDMIKCMSVIYCKLTDPPLIQNSFSSPISSASSASAFSPQEQHDMWSPGLRNNSSFDVRLDNPFHVEGLKEFSGPYSTMLEVPWIFRDSEKLAEVENLLQNFRSLICKLEEVDPRKLRREEKLAFWINIHNSLVMHAFLAYGIPQNNVKRFYLLLRAAYNIGGHTISADTIQSSILGCRMPRPGQWLRLLISARTKFKAGDRRQAYAIEHPEPLLHFALCSGNHSDPAVRAYTPKKVIQELETAKQEYIRATFGVRKDLKILLPKLVESFAKDSSLCQAGIIEMVQQSLPESLRRSIRKCQVGKSRKSIEWSPHDFTFRYLISKELVR; this is translated from the exons ATGGGGTTTCAACTTCAAGGCAGTGGAGAAAGTGAAATGTTGGGGTTGAAAGTGACATCTTCAAGGCATAAGCGTTCCAAGAG CTTGTCTGATAAGCAAAGAGTTGAAGAAGATGGGTTGGATGATTCTCTTGAAGAATCAAATCGTATAAAGCTG GATATGAGGCACCTGAAGAACTCTGTCAAAACCCAGAAGAAGCAATCTTCCACCCCCCACACCGAGGTGCAAAGCACTTTGAAGCAAGAG ATCTTGCAGCTTGAGAAAAGATTACAAGATCAATTTGATATTCGCCGTGCAGTAGAAACAGCACTGGGTTATCAAATTTCCTCCCATGAGCATACAAATGAAACACCAGTCTCCGTATCTAAG CCACCTACGGAGCTAATCAAGGAAATTGCTGTTTTAGAATTGGAAGTTGTATATTTGGAACAATACCTTCTCTCCTTGTATAGGAAAGCCTTTGATCAACAAGTGTCATCTATTTCGCCTTCTAAAAGGGATGAAAGGTTAAAAACACCTATACATACCCCTAGTATAAGGGATGAAAGGTTAAAAACACCAGTAAATACACCAAGTAAAAAGGATGAAAGGTTAAAAACACCTGTGCATACTCCAAGTGGGCGATTTTTGGAAGTTCCTagacttgatgatgatgcatcaAAAGTTGATAATTCAGCTGTGCAGTCTGGTTACAATGAGAATTCATGGAAGGAGCCTATTGACATTGTAGGAGAAAAACTATTAGATTCCAGTGTTAACCGCTGTTATTCCACACTGTCACAGCGTTCAAAGTTTCCGAGTTGGACATCTCCTCTGGATGAGACTTTGGCTGATAAAGCCGTGCGTGCCTGCCACTCACAACCTTTGTCCATGATGGAG TATGCTCAGAATGCGTCGAATATAATCAGTCTGGCCGAGCATCTTGGCACTTGCATTTCTGATCATGTTCCAGACACACCAAACAAGCTTTCTGAGGATATGATCAAGTGTATGTCTGTTATATATTGCAAGCTTACGGACCCACCTTTGATCCAAAACAGCTTTTCATCTCCCATTTCATCCGCGTCATCAGCCAGTGCTTTTTCTCCACAAGAGCAGCATGACATGTGGAGTCCGGGGTTGAGAAATAATTCATCATTTGATGTACGGTTAGATAACCCTTTCCATGTTGAAGGACTTAAAGAGTTTAGCGGACCATATAGCACAATGCTTGAAGTGCCATGGATTTTCAGAGATAGTGAAAAACTGGCCGAGGTGGAGAACTTGCTACAAAATTTCAG GTCTCTTATCTGCAAACTGGAAGAAGTTGATCCAAGGAAGTTGAGACGTGAAGAGAAGCTGGCATTCTGGATAAACATACACAATTCACTAGTGATGCAT GCATTTTTGGCTTATGGTATTCCACAAAATAATGTGAAAAGATTCTATCTACTGTTGAGA GCTGCGTATAACATTGGGGGTCACACCATTAGTGCAGATACGATACAGAGTTCCATCCTTGGATGTCGTATGCCTCGTCCTGGACAG TGGCTTCGGTTATTAATTTCTGCAAGGACAAAGTTTAAAGCTGGAGACAGAAGGCAGGCATATGCTATTGAACATCCAGAACCACTTTTGCACTTTGCACTCTGTTCAGGAAACCATTCTGATCCTGCG GTCCGTGCCTACACCCCAAAGAAAGTAATTCAAGAGCTGGAAACTGCCAAACAGGAATACATCAGAGCTACGTTTGGTGTCCGCAAAGACCTGAAAATTCTGTTACCAAAGCTCGTGGAATCATTTGCAAAGGATTCGAGTTTATGTCAAGCTGGTATTATCGAAATGGTCCAACAATCTTTGCCTGAGTCGCTTCGTAGGAGCATTAGAAAATGCCAGGTAGGCAAATCCCGCAAGAGCATAGAATGGAGTCCTCACGATTTTACCTTCAGGTATCTAATATCTAAAGAACTAGTAAGATGA